From a region of the Thiorhodovibrio winogradskyi genome:
- a CDS encoding cupin domain-containing protein yields the protein MTNPSMHPSIHRPDEADSYSFREGCDILETWNSPNDPALSIARATVPVGVTTSVHWLEGTTERYLILSGHGLARIGDLPETQVQPGDVIHIPPDCRQSIQNTGSVPLVFLALCTPKFDPAVYHQIDD from the coding sequence ATGACGAACCCCAGCATGCATCCCAGCATTCATCGCCCGGACGAAGCCGATTCCTACAGCTTTCGCGAGGGCTGCGACATTCTCGAGACCTGGAACAGCCCGAATGATCCGGCGCTGTCCATCGCTCGCGCCACCGTGCCGGTGGGCGTGACCACCAGTGTTCACTGGCTAGAGGGAACCACCGAACGCTACCTGATTCTCTCGGGTCATGGTCTGGCCCGCATTGGTGACTTGCCGGAGACCCAGGTCCAACCCGGAGATGTCATTCACATCCCGCCCGATTGTCGGCAGAGCATTCAGAATACGGGATCCGTGCCCCTGGTCTTTCTTGCCCTTTGCACCCCCAAGTTTGATCCGGCGGTCTACCACCAGATCGACGACTGA